The proteins below are encoded in one region of Pleuronectes platessa chromosome 14, fPlePla1.1, whole genome shotgun sequence:
- the gpr183a gene encoding G-protein coupled receptor 183-A yields the protein MGSTAAPVTLTSSPANNSSTCNTLYDHRDYARVFIPILYCTVFIVGLLGNCLALHVIRPNMKKMNSTTLYSLNLVMSDIIFTLSLPFRIVYYALGFHWPMGESLCKISGFIFYINTYAGVNFMTCLSVDRFIAVVLPLRFARLRKVSNVRYICVGVWLLVLAQTLPLLGMPMTNEEADGHITCMEYPNFEKVDHIATILIGAVFLGYVIPVITILMCYAVLCSKLHLTAKNNYLTERSGRSRKVIGVICCVSLVFVVCFSPYHINILQYMIRKLVSGTDCADLTAFQVSLHITVCLMNLNSCLDPFIYFFACKGYKRKLRKLLRLQVSRSFSSVVRTSPEGSSKDIIDGNKIQLNCSTTGAASDRLTERRIYVSEQNDE from the coding sequence ATGGGTTCCACCGCTGCacctgtgaccttgacctcctCGCCCGCCAACAACAGCTCCACCTGCAACACCCTGTACGACCACCGGGACTACGCCAGGGTCTTCATACCCATTCTGTATTGTACTGTGTTCATCGTGGGCCTGCTCGGGAACTGCCTCGCCCTTCACGTCATCCGTCCCAACATGAAGAAAATGAACTCCACCACCTTATACTCCCTTAACCTGGTCATGTCCGACATCATCTTCACCCTGTCGCTGCCCTTCAGGATCGTCTACTATGCTCTGGGCTTCCACTGGCCCATGGGCGAGTCTCTGTGCAAGATCTCGGGCTTCATCTTCTACATCAACACCTACGCGGGGGTCAACTTCATGACCTGCCTCAGCGTGGATCGTTTCATCGCCGTGGTCCTGCCTCTGCGCTTCGCCCGGCTCAGGAAAGTCAGCAACGTGCGCTACATTTGTGTTGGCGTTTGGCTGCTGGTCCTGGCGCAGACCCTCCCCCTCCTCGGAATGCCCATGACCAACGAAGAAGCCGACGGCCACATCACCTGCATGGAATACCCCAACTTTGAGAAGGTCGACCACATTGCCACTATACTGATTGGTGCTGTCTTCCTGGGTTACGTCATCCCTGTGATCACCATCCTTATGTGTTACGCCGTCTTATGTTCCAAACTCCACCTAACAGCCAAGAACAACTACTTGACAGAAAGGTCGGGCCGAAGTCGCAAGGTCATCGGCGTGATCTGCTGCGTGTCTCTGGTGTTTGTCGTCTGCTTCAGCCCCTATCACATCAACATCCTGCAGTACATGATCCGCAAGCTGGTGTCGGGCACCGACTGCGCCGATCTCACAGCCTTCCAGGTGTCGCTGCACATCACCGTGTGTCTGATGAACCTCAACTCCTGCTTGGATCCATTTATCTACTTCTTCGCCTGCAAGGGCTACAAGAGGAAACTGAGGaagctgctgaggctgcaggtCAGCAGGTCCTTCTCCAGCGTGGTGAGGACGTCACCCGAGGGCTCCTCCAAGGATATTATCGATGGCAACAAGATCCAACTCAACTGCTCCACAACGGGTGCAGCTAGCGACAGGCTCACAGAGAGGAGGATATACGTTAGCGAGCAAAACGACGAATAA
- the gpr18 gene encoding N-arachidonyl glycine receptor, which yields MKLDLNSSNMSVGSSAERPEQGPVEYRLAGLIFYCFIFIVGVIVNITALWVFSLTTKRRNSVTVYMINVAMVDLTFILLLPFRMVYHHQDYWPFGDIFCRVMSALTIFYPCIALWLFALISADRYMAIVQPRHGKELRNVPKAVVACLGVWLMTLGCTVPLLFSDHDPDQISNFTTCVKMQDIVYLRHDNAVNFVRLIFFFLVPICIMIGCYVVIVDNLIHGRTSKLKPKVKQKSIRIIITLIIQVLVCFVPFHVCLLLRFMGKGQDGGFSTWAVFTTFLMNMSTVLDIILYYIVSKQFQDRVISVILYRNYLRSVRRKSRHTMSNMTSAMT from the coding sequence ATGAAGCTGGATCTAAACAGCTCCAACATGTCTGTGGGCTCCAGTGCTGAGAGGCCAGAGCAGGGGCCGGTGGAGTACCGCCTGGCCGGTCTCATCTTCTACTGCTTCATCTTCATCGTCGGAGTCATCGTCAATATCACTGCCCTGTGGGTCTTCTCTCTTACCACCAAGAGGAGGAACTCGGTCACTGTCTACATGATAAACGTGGCGATGGTGGACCTCACCTTCATCCTGCTGCTTCCCTTCAGGATGGTCTACCACCACCAGGACTACTGGCCCTTCGGAGATATCTTCTGCCGGGTCATGTCCGCTCTCACCATCTTCTACCCCTGCATCGCTCTTTGGCTGTTTGCTCTGATCAGCGCCGACCGCTACATGGCTATCGTGCAGCCAAGGCATGGCAAGGAGCTGAGGAACGTCCCCAAGGCCGTGGTGGCGTGTTTGGGGGTGTGGCTCATGACTTTGGGCTGCACTGTCCCCCTGCTCTTCTCCGACCACGACCCCGATCAAATCTCCAACTTCACCACCTGCGTGAAGATGCAGGACATCGTCTACTTACGCCACGACAATGCTGTCAACTTTGTGCgactcatcttcttcttcctggtTCCCATCTGTATAATGATAGGCTGCTACGTCGTCATCGTGGACAATCTGATCCACGGCCGCACCTCGAAACTCAAACCTAAAGTGAAGCAGAAGTCCATCCGGATCATCATCACGCTCATCATCCAGGTGCTGGTGTGTTTCGTGCCTTTCCACGTGTGTTTGCTGCTCCGTTTCATGGGGAAGGGCCAAGATGGCGGGTTCAGCACGTGGGCGGTGTTCACCACATTCCTGATGAACATGAGCACCGTGCTGGACATTATTCTGTATTACATCGTCTCCAAACAGTTCCAGGACCGAGTGATCAGTGTGATCCTGTACAGGAACTATCTGCGCAGTGTGAGACGGAAGAGCCGGCACACGATGAGCAACATGACCAGTGCCATGACATGA